The genomic region AAACGATTCGCGGACTCGGCTATAAACTCGAACAACCTCACGCAGGAGGCGGGACCGAGTGAATCGTTATGCGTTTCAATTGAATGTCTTACTTCTTACGATATTATTCTTTCTTTTTACTGCAGCGGCTGTCATCATTGCAACAGGATCTACCGGTTGGATGACGACGGCGATCGTTTTCGCTGCAGTTTTGTTCTTTTTTGCGATTGGCTCTTACGCTGTCATGAGCCATTTCTTGTCGCCGCTGCGAGAAACAGAACAGATGATCCATGAATTGCGAAAAGAAAATTTCAACATGCATGCGCACGTGTACGGGAACGAGACCATTGCGCGGCTAAACGGTCAGTTGAATGACCTGGCCGCTCATTTACAAAACATGAAACGGTCGTTCGAAACGCAGCAAGACCAGTTGCAAACGCTCATCGAAAACATCGGGAGTTCGTTTTTGTTCATTGATGTGGACGGATACGTGCGAATGGCGAACCAAACGTTTCAATCGGTCTTTCAATTAACGAAAGACGATTGGTTCGGCAAACATTTCGAACGACTCTTTTCTGACGAGTCCACTGTTCAGCTGATCGCGCAAGCAGTCGTGGAAGAAACAGCCATTCGCGACACGATCGTGCTTCCAATCGGCATCGTACGGCATCATTTCCATATTTACTGCGCACCGATCCAACGCGGCTATCGCCGCTCCGAAGGAACGGTCGTCGTGTTCCACGACATCACAGAACTGAAAAAGCTCGAGCAAATGAGGAAAGATTTCGTCGCCAATGTTTCCCATGAACTGAAAACACCAGTGACTTCGTTGCGGGGCTTTGCGGAGACGCTGCTTGAAGAAGAAGCGGCTGAGAATCCAGAAATACGCAAGAAGTTTTTAACGATCATCTGGAAAGAGAGTGAGCGACTGCAAGCGCTCATCCACGATTTATTGGAACTGTCGAAAATCGAAGACGAGAAATTCCGGCTCGATTGGCAATGGGTAGATGTAAACGAAATCATTGAAGACATCTTCCTCGTGCTTGAAGAGAAAGCGAAAAAGAAACAAATCGGCCTTCGTTTCGACTCCCCCGGAGAAGTACACTTGGACGGCGATCCGTACCGTTTGCAGCAAATTTTTATAAACATTATCGAAAACGCGATCAATTATTCTCCGGAAGAAAGTGTAGTTTCTGTCTCCCTGGATCAATCGAACGGCGAGGTGAAAGTAACCGTGAGAGATAACGGCATCGGCATCGATCCGGAACAAGTCCCGCGAATCTTCGAAAGGTTTTACCGGGTCGACCGCGCGCGCAGCCGCATGTCCGGGGGCACGGGACTCGGTCTGGCGATTGTGAAGCATTTGACGGAAGCGCACGGCGGACGGATCGAAGTGAACAGCGTCCCGGGTGAAGGAACGTCATTTTCGGTCATCCTGAACGAACGTTTGTTTTTATGATAAAATGGGAGGGGAAGCCACAGACGCGTTTGAAGGGGGAAAACCGATTGGAAAAACTCATTTTGGTCGACGGCAACAGCATTGCATTCCGCGCTTTTTTTGCCTTGCCGTTGTTGACAAATGATAAAGGCATTTACACGAATGCCGTTTACGGTTTCACACAAATGTTGTTGAAAATATTGGAAGATGAAAAGCCGGAGCATTTGCTTGTCGCTTTCGATGCCGGCAAGACGACGTTTCGGCATAAAACATTCAAAGAATACAAGGGCGGACGCATGAAGACGCCTCCGGAGCTGTCCGAGCAGCTGCCGTACATCCATGAATTACTCGATGCGATGAACATCGCTCGTTATGAGAAGGATCAATATGAAGCGGACGACATCATCGGTACGCTCGCGAAGCAAGGACAAGAAAACGGATGGTACGTAAAGATTTACACCGGAGACAAGGATTTGCTGCAACTTGTCGACGAGCACGTTCACGTATCTTTGACGAAAAAGGGCATTACCGACGTGGAAACGTATGATCTTGATCGCGTGAAAGAGCGATACGGGTTCAGCCCGGAAAAGATCACCGACATGAAAGGCTTGATGGGCGACAATTCCGACAACATCCCGGGGGTTCCCGGCGTAGGCGAGAAAACGGCGTTAAAATTGCTTGGGCAATTCGGTTCCCTTGAAAAGCTGCTCGAAGCCATCGGCGAAGTTTCCGGAAAAAAACTGAAAGAAAAGCTCGAAGAGCACCGGGAACAGGCGAAGATGAGCAAGAAACTCGCGGTCATTGAGAAGGAAGCGCCGATCGACGTTTCACTGGACGATCTTGCCTATCGCGACGGCATTTCCGATAAAGCCGCCCGCCTGTTCAAGGAGCTTGGATTCAAGTCGTTGCTCGACAGGCTCGGCGTGCAAGCGCCGGGGCAAGAGAATGAAGAAATGAACGACATCGAGTTCGAGCAGGTCGAAGCGATTCGAGAAGAACATCTGCTTTCTCCGGCGGCACTGATCGTCGAGGTGATGAATGAAAACTATCACACCGAAGACATTCTC from Bacillales bacterium harbors:
- a CDS encoding ATP-binding protein, which translates into the protein MNRYAFQLNVLLLTILFFLFTAAAVIIATGSTGWMTTAIVFAAVLFFFAIGSYAVMSHFLSPLRETEQMIHELRKENFNMHAHVYGNETIARLNGQLNDLAAHLQNMKRSFETQQDQLQTLIENIGSSFLFIDVDGYVRMANQTFQSVFQLTKDDWFGKHFERLFSDESTVQLIAQAVVEETAIRDTIVLPIGIVRHHFHIYCAPIQRGYRRSEGTVVVFHDITELKKLEQMRKDFVANVSHELKTPVTSLRGFAETLLEEEAAENPEIRKKFLTIIWKESERLQALIHDLLELSKIEDEKFRLDWQWVDVNEIIEDIFLVLEEKAKKKQIGLRFDSPGEVHLDGDPYRLQQIFINIIENAINYSPEESVVSVSLDQSNGEVKVTVRDNGIGIDPEQVPRIFERFYRVDRARSRMSGGTGLGLAIVKHLTEAHGGRIEVNSVPGEGTSFSVILNERLFL